The Cloeon dipterum chromosome 3, ieCloDipt1.1, whole genome shotgun sequence genome includes a region encoding these proteins:
- the LOC135940769 gene encoding poly [ADP-ribose] polymerase tankyrase-2-like, with protein MSRRWYDGIQLEELKRDQPAFKYVEDKMKNTIVHKEVTGYQIQKIYRLNNKYTWSHYKNRRAAISEEMGGRHVEEKRLFHGSPKADTIAKEGFDRGFAKDSCMFGSGVYFAEHSSKSNNFAFGNHQPCPTHNNKKCSICVRSVLLCKVALGRIYETTLSTVSALPAGYHSVKANPGLLLLFPEYIIYDDKQVYPRFLIEYTTDYASDGPSCTIV; from the exons ATGAGCAGAAGGTGGTACGACGGAATCCAATTGGAGGAGCTTAAGAGGGACCAACCTGCTTTCAAATACGTGGAagacaaaatgaaaaacaccATCGTGCACAAAGAAGTGACAGGTTACCAAATTCAAAAA atttaccGCCTCAACAACAAATACACATGGTCGCATTACAAGAATCGAAGAGCGGCAATTTCCGAAGAAATGGGAGGACGTCACGTGGAGGAAAAGAGGCTTTTCCACGGCTCACCAAAGGCCGACACCATTGCTAAAGAAGGATTTGACCGCGGATTTGCCAAGGATTCGTGCATGTTTGGGAGCG ggGTGTACTTCGCGGAGCACTCCTCAAAAAGCAACAACTTCGCGTTCGGCAACCACCAGCCTTGCCCGACGCACAACAACAAAAAGTGTAGCATTTGCGTGCGCAGCGTCCTCCTCTGCAAGGTTGCCCTGGGCCGGATTTATGAGACGACCCTGTCAACCGTATCGGCGCTGCCTGCAGGTTACCACTCGGTCAAAGCCAATCCTGGACTTCTTCTCCTGTTCCCTGAGTACATCATTTACGATGATAAACAg GTTTACCCTAGATTCTTGATCGAGTATACAACTGACTACGCTTCTGACGGACCTTCGTGCactattgtttga